gtcagatattcaggtacagttaggcatgggccggtataagattctgacggtatgacaacctttgataaaaatatcttggtatcacggtattgtgctcactgctctaaaatatattctttttaaatgtctgggtaaaaaactaaaatggctttttaaagggcacctatggtgaaaaatctacttttcaagctgtttggacagaaatgtgtgtaagtatagtgtataaactgtcatattggggtgaaataaacacacccagtacttttttttcaaatttaacaacataaaattggtggaccaattggagctgttttcagatcgaccgcaactttacgtaggagtgcggtccccccgcccaccaatattgattgacagctgtgcgcattaacatgtctggtagtcatgtgtatattcatatcatcaagagaggacgagcacaaagcagccgggaataaaaggtctgttcagttcgctaggatcatcaatcatcatcaaacatgatcaagagtgagtttcacaagtttataatgttttaaaacagagcacgtgtgtaatgaattacagcgattcacttcagatgcacttcatcagcacagccgcgtgtcagaacaattataaaggaagacgcttcaatcgcggtttgtggacgttaaatcaggtttattttgtacattaacataacagatatccatacagcagtggagattaccagtatcatgtcacatatgcgtgcaaaacgagtgcaaagcttaacgcgctttctctctctctctctgtgtgtgtctgagctatgtgtgtgtgtgtgtgtgtatgtctgcgctatgtgtttgtgtccttgctgtgtgtgtgcgtgaactttgtaatgacattgtgtgtactcattgttgcaactccacaaaaaaaatgcatcaaatactgattggtaaagttcttactgtagtatttctcacacacgttacatgagatctgcttcctgggCAGCCAAgggtggcgattgctgacaggcacgtgggaacggtgggcggggaggactagccttaaagggccagtacaaaaaaacagcaaaaccttttttccagctataatatagttacttcaaacagctataataaataatctgatgggtgttttgagctgaaacttgacagacACATTCTGTGGACACAAAAATCTTatattaaacatgaaaaaaggggtaacctatgtgccctttaaactaaAATGTTCCCTTTTGAAgtaagaatatttaatttgagaaacatttataatattttggaacagtaaacatgtcaagctaaatgAATTTTGACTTCTTCTGTCTtcctttcaaaaacacagatttttttacaatttaaatggcatcttttctgctgaagatactgttgtcctaaaaacatttaaaaaaaatcttacacataccttaggaacagtattacagaaaattttgattattttaaaaccttgaattttccaaaccgcggtataccttgaaaactgttatcatcccatgcctaggtACAGTAATGTGATATGATATTTTGCCACCGATAATGATAGTTCATGATATCAGcgatatatcacaagaaaaccattGACAATGtatcatgatatttgtaaatgaagagggaaaatgcatcaaaaagttataagatgtatttcttttattaactgCATATTAGGCTTGGGCGATAATACgttaatatggtataccgcggaatctaaaaatagcaacggtgtcagtttcaatactgttataccatcataaaaaacaatacaCTTGTATAGGAGActagtattaattattaaatatgattatttaatgcctaaaatatGGGTGATTGTCATCaagggacagtgtggaggagagaaagagagaggtgaggtaagatggcgagtcatGCACCAAGAGACCTGGCctcaaaaaagaacacaacctctggcAGTATTTCGAGTTTCAACCAAAGGACAAGGGAGatgtggtaaatacgaactagaggtctgcattcctgctgcaataccgcgggacccgaccagatttcttgcggtgcggtaataaatttctgaataaattgCAGCAGcggtcagtaactctggtgtaatttggaCGGGAGCGGGCaatctaacaatatcgctcctgaGCGAGCACGCGCGCATCACGTGGaagctgtttatgtgtgtgtatgtgtgtgaatgagagagcgtgatgctgtgcgtcgttagcttggtgctgtgtgtgtgcgtgtgtgtgtgtgtgtgtgtgtgtgtgtgtgtgtgtgtgtgtgtgtgtgtgtgtgtgtgtgtgtttgtttgtgaatgagagggtcccgcgcagatctctaatacgaacaagacaaacaaacaggtgatcacaaacctaaggtcgcatatacggtattcagtttctgaatggtttaggcacaggccaacagtttggtgatgctgtctgggccttacatcatttttttcattatGCACAGTAATActgtataccgaggtaaaatagggaggaggtttgactgtatcaaaatttggataccaccCAAGCCTACAGCATATATATTTCTTAGAATTGCAACATTGATGTGTTCTGCCGTTATGAGAAACACCACCTCATGCATATTACAATTTTGTCCTGCCACTATTTTTGAATAatcaaaattaatgtaaaatgtaaacactctacattcttcattgctgatcaacaataataatcaaactccacattgcagatgctgcaatgtgactattgcgaatgtgcacattgcgatatcaatgctgaaacgatctGTTGTGCAgccttacaaaaaaatataaatataaatttgtttacACATATCAgatcagggtgtgtgtttactacgAGTAGTAAGCACACACTCTGACCTGTCATGGCAGAGGCAAAcaagttgtttttacagtatgtttaatgtacaaacgtttttttttttagctttgtatgattacagttgaacctcTAAAGATAGATGCAATGTTTTGACAAAGTTTTTAGTTCCTTttttggactttgaacatcttggGACCGTTGTGGTAAATGGAGGAAGAGGGTGCTATACCTTCATGTCAAATGAGTTAAATATCACATCGAAATCACAGAAACAAGCATTACCTATTGTTTGGTTTGGAGagagaaggggaaaaaaaaaacattggcaaaTCCTAAAAATAACTTTTCTCTTTGActtatgaatatgaatattataGCAAATGTACTTGACCTGTTGCACATAAACATATCACTATCCTTTATGAACACAAATTTCACTGTAACAGGTGCTGTTGTTTTGCTCCAGTAATACCTTCAGAGAACACAGTAGTAGTCAGACATCCATACAGGCACTGGTGTAGTGTAGCAGAACTGGAATAGATGTCTGTCCAGGCTGAAACAGGTTTAGGCCATCGGTGTGTTCTTGATGCCCTCAACTGGAGCTTGCAGAAAACCTGCAATAAATTAAATACTAAGTAAAACCTTGTATTTgctattattaattcattcattttctttttggcttagtccctttattaatccggggtcgccacagtggaatgaactgccaactcatccagcatatgttttacgcagcggatgcccttccagctgcaatccatctctgggaaagtatCTGCTATTATACAAAGGGAAATTCAAAATATTGTCacatataataattttgactcatcCATCTGAAAAAtccaagtagggctgcacaatatattgtttcagcatcgatatcacattGTGCACATCCAcaacagtcacatcgcaggatctgcagttTTGAGTTGGAATTGTTTAGTTTaggattatatattaatatattattttatgggAATTATATAGCCACAGTTCAAAATACATGACATTTGTAGAGTTACTGTAGAGTTTAACcctaatggagtaaaagtttatcatttgcacatGTTTTTAAGCTCTAAGAGCATTCAGACACAGTATTTGatagaaaataattttattgaactGTTTAAACAGTAAAGTCTGTGCAGTGTTATATTACGTTCGCctttttatattttcaatttcTACACCACCTGAATACAATTTGACCATACCCTGAAAACCATTAAGCATTCTTTATTTTACTCTTATGtttgcatattacatttcatgcatgatttgttcccctacaaaatcatgccAATCGATTGAAAATGAATACACTGTTACCAAATaggctattcaattcatctgattaaattgtatttatatcgcaatatatatcgcagtaacactaaatatcgcaatgtacaaTTTTTCTAGTATTATGCCGCCCTAATTCCTAGTTTGTTGATCTTGTTAGGGtttcatttacatttcatttttaaaaatctatggatgtcaatactatggatgtcaatgtttaCAGTTTCTAGCTTTATTCAGAATAgcctcttttgtgtttaacagaagaaactcattaTGGACCGTTTTCACAAGACGGTCATCCGCATTTtaaaatccttgaaagttttaatatttagatttttaaaaacacacaccggccacttttaggtacacctgtccaactgctggttaacgcaaatttctaatcagccaatcacatgacagcacctcaatgcatttaggcatgtacacatggtcaagacgatctgctgcagttcaaacaggggcatcagaatggggaagaaaggtgatttaaatgactttgaatgaTGCATGatttttggtgccagacgggctggtctgaatatttcagaaactgctgatctactgggattttcacgcacaaccatctctagggtttacagagaatggtccgaaaaagaaaaaatatccagtgagctgcagttctatgggcgcaaatgccttattgatgccagaggtcagaggagaatggccagactggttcgagctgatagaaaggcaacagtaactcaaataaccactcgttacaaccgaagtatgcagaaATGCATCTCTGAATGCATGCAGAAAACattaaccttgaggcggataggctacagcagcagaaaaccacaccggatgccactcctgtcagttgaGAACGGGAAACTTAGGCTACAAGTTCTTGATGCCCTCAACTGGAGCTTCCAGAAAACCCAGAAAGTTAAAACCCATTACACCTGGTACCTGCTATTATACAAAGGGTAATTCAAACAATAATTTCTAACTAAATCCATATTTGTCCCTTAATATTGTCACACAAGCATATTACAAtactaatattaacaataatatatcACAACATAGCATAACTATCAATAAACAAACATGGTTTGTTAACACATGCAAGTAGAAAGAAAATATTACCAACCAAAAcaccaaaaaaagtaaaaagaaaacacacaaacaacagtgaaACGACAGCAGTTCACtttgtaataataatgttaactGTTAATTATATTGCATATAAAAACACATAACTTTAAACAGTGTTTCTGGTAGCCACGATGAGGAGCCAGGTTTTTAGGATAATTCCAAGACATAAAATGGAGTTTGTCGAGTAGAATTTGCGAATTAAAACGCAAATTTAACGTTAAACATTTAAGGTTAACGTTAACTGTTACCTTGAGTTTAGCTGCTGCGTCACCTGAGCGCAAATAAGACGAAAAACCAAACTAGAAAGTAATAATTGCTACAAAATTCGAAACACTACAACTCACGTTTAAGATTAATTGTTGGTAAAACTAAATTAGGGGAATAAAAACCATGTAAAGCATCGAAAATTGTGCTTACCTCTGAATTTCGTTAAACTGCAGATGTCCGTTACGATTCACACTTCAAATGAAGCGCCCAGAAGGCATTAAAGTCATTGGCGGGTACATTTTAAGTTTGAATCGCAGCGTGCGCAGAGTCCTCCGATTGTACCATGGTAAGCATTTGTCAACATGTACCTTTCTGCTGCTTAAGGTGTTTTCTGCagattaagattttaatgttgcTATTCACCAAATAAATTCAATTCCGTTTTGATTCAGCGGCTGGTGTGAAGTGGTTGTTTCCTTGTACTGCCGCTTGAGGGAGCCatatacttttttttcttccctaACGTTACCAGGTTGAgacaaatgtaataaaataacattaatataaatatgtaaatataatataaaacctgCTTAAGTAGTTTAGCATTCTAGTTGTCTAAACTTGAACATTGCAGGACTTAACAAAAATCCTAAATGTAAGCTCAAACGTTTTCAGGTGTTCTGTTTGCATCCTGAACTTTAGAGTGGGAGAAGGGGAGACTGCTGCTATTTTACATAATAATGGTACAGCACTTGGAAGCATACACGTTTTTAGTAAATTAAGAGGTTAAACAGCGTTGTAATAAGTCTAAATACTTGAATTCTGTACTATGGTGACCCTTGATGGTTGTCTAGGAAGCAGTTCACAAGACTTCTATTCTAAACAAACTGTGTGACAAAAGGGGGATGGGGGCTGCATACGAATGTTGGTGTCTTTCAAAAAAATTCGTTAACATAATATTTTCTCTATATTTTCATCCCCAAAGTAATACTTCATAAAATTGTAGGACATTAGAGTTGAGTTATACAGTTAATATTAGTTTATTCCTCCGGCCCTCTAAGAGATTTAGATGATCTATTTGTTGCACAAGTCTTAATGACGCTAAGACCATCAACGGATGATCTATTCATGTAGAGTCATGCAATCCAGACATTTGTCCCCACAAACCTGCTATATTGCAAAATATTCAAACCACGACATACACACTTGGATTTAACATTTATCCTTATGtagtgttggggatgttttcaacCACTCTGGGAgtaattttgagtcttaatttggccataacctgTTTCAGCAAGCAAaatgatttttgatgacaaatcttatttagagccatattttcagaaaatgctttgaattaaaaaaaaacctcaacgATACACTCTGGACAAATTTACTAGggataaaaacagataaatatttttttcaatttgatttgcataaatctgttaatcaaccccagtcttgatcaaaactactaaatgtttttaacaatTACAGGATtataactctttaattgccaaatttttAAAtggtgtcactgatttggtgaaaaaaaaaacacacaaaatgcattagtatctggatgcagcctttatgatgagCTGATTATAAGCTGAGATTGCACTGCACccggtctgcatccagacccctctcacaaAATGacctattttcaatataaaaattatgtactggatttttttacagtacattgccattttttctcttttattttctgttggtggttgtttttgtctcattgacttccattataaccacattttttttttaattacaaaaccatgacagcataatcattcatttttgattgttggtggttttcctcgggaagaggtcaaatttgtaatatttgcaaaacaaagcttagtttctgcattttatatggagtataacagcaaattaagacaccacggtggtgcagtggatagcaagttcgcctcacagcaaaagttcgagcctcagctgggtctgttggcgtttctgtgtggagtttgcatgttctccccatgttcgtgtgggcctcatcagggtgctccggtttcccccacaagtccaaagacatgtggtataggtgaattagctaagctaaattatccgtagtgtatgtgagtgaatgggtgtatggaagggcatccgctgcataaaacatatcgtcaccttagaattataaagttctatctaacagttattgacatattcctaataaatgacaacttatttacattatggagtGTTTTTTTGATAAGTTGTTTACGTTTTaagatttttactttaaaaaaaactaatgttacacatactgtttgctatggaaagcaaaaactttgaagctcaatatctcaaaatcattcagaacgcagatagaaccttataattccaaggtgacgatatgctGGAaaagcggttcattccgctgtggcgaccccagattaataaaaggactaagccgaaaagaaacagAATGAAAGAATATAACGGCAAATTagtctgtgaatgtgtgtctgagtgtgtgtgacagtgacctttacgcacttaccttgatgtgtctgagaaaatcaaaatatgcatctcagctctcagaagtacacagagtaaacaaaaacaaagactgtgtgtttatgcaccatcaaatgtggttataatggaagtcaatggggcaaaaacagtcaccaacagtaaattctaaaatctaacaatgcatcaaagccaatgttgtttcaAATCTTTCACATtaaagactgtgataaaaggtttttaaaaatccAATCCAAAATTAGTTTATACACTGAAAGTACGTCATtttgtgtggggtttttttttcaccaaattagtgacattgtttgttaatttggcaattaaagagttaaaatcctgtcattttaaaaacatactttaaatgtatatatacacaacaaaacaaatgtattttatcaATTCTTTATTTTAATCTGCATGTTTTTTTAGTAATGTATCTATTGAAGTGATCCTGACTTGACTCAGGAAACTGCAAAGAAAAGCCGGGAATCATACACACGTACATACTTTAATCTTATGTTACAGATCTCATGTCAGAACACACACTTATACATTCTTTAGATGCATTAAAATTGCATCACATACTCATGCTGCTACATGAGGAAGCACAAATATCAGTCACGTCAAAGCCTGCCATTCATTTCATACACAAACTCATGATCTGCTTCACTTAGCCATCAAACCCAGAACATCTCTATTGGACTGCCATTTATTTGGACTCACAATGCACCATGTGTACAATGCACCATCAATATCTAGAGAAAGAAAAATAAGGAGAAAAAGTTGAAGAAACAAAATGAAGAACCCAAAGTTAGAAAAAGAATCAGGTCAAATCTAAAgtggttttgtttaattttgtgtaCTGATTTAAGAGGAAAATTTGTGATTGGTATAGAAACACAAAATGTTTTAACCCAAGCATAAAGTACTAAACTCTGTATGCATAATCACATTGCCTacaacattttgtgtgtgtgaattaaacAAGTGATTCCTTAAAAATTCTCGGCAAGCAAATAAAAGGAAATATAGCATCACAACAACATCAAATAATAGTAAATTAGTGTCATGTCGAGGGTATCAAATGTGCCAAACAGCTTGGAAAAGTACATAAAATTGGGGGGGAAAGTAAAGATGTTTCAGAATACATTAAGGCTGACACAAAACATTAACACAAGAAAACTCACAAGACATCATAATGATCTGtgattaaaaaggaaaaaaaaaaacacagctcaCATAAATATTTAAGTTTGACCAATCGAAAGGCTTGAGTAATGGGTGTCTTGGTCCATGGTCAAAAATGAAGACTTAAAGCAAGCCGATTAATGTAATGAGATTAATGAAGCGAGTACTGCATAGAAGAGCATAAGCTTCATGGACCTAAATAAGAGCGACAACAGTTCTCTCAAAGCTTTGACTTTCAGATCATCATGCTTTTGCTCTTTACTTGACAAGTCTTGTATAGAGAGGGGATCTCATCACAAATAATGCatttatgcaaaatataattCCCAAGATGAACTTATTCCTCAAAAAGGAAACTACATGCTACTCACTGTGGCAGCAATTTCAAACTCGTCAATTTGTCTGGAAACATAACATCATGTTCGATTACTCTGTGATCAACTATGCATCAAGTGTTACAAACGTAACGATTCGGTTATGGGGCAAGACAGCTGACATAGATTACCATGTCCGAGAGAAAACTAACAAATGGCAGTACATGGGATGTGCGTTAAATTCTGCATATGTCTCATCAGACACTTTAAGTGATTGCTGATTAAGATGAGTAGAAACATGACCCATGAAGATGGCACACAGCACAGTTGATCTGCTGTCCTTGAGCATAGCACTGATTTGCCATGGAAACACCCAGTCATAGGACAATGATGTAACATCTGACTGTATGTTTGAGATGTTCGTGAAAGTATTGTGAAGTCTTCCTTGCTGATTTCTGGGAGCAGTCTAAAGCAGGTTCCCATGTGTGGAGCTGTCTGGAGGCATAAGGGGATCATCCGGTAGACTATAAATTCCTCTATGGGCTCTGATTTGCTCAGAAATGTTGGTGCTATCATTGGGACGATCATATTGACCTGTTGATTGACATTCTGCATCTGTCATGGGAGCTAGCAGAGGAGATGGGGGCGCAACCACTTCAGTCCTGTTAAGTCTGTATCCGTATACCAATGGACTATCAGGTTTGGTACTTGTGGCTGCCTCAACTTCCACCTTTGAGTGAGACCTGTCCCCTCCATCGCTGCTGTCTGTGGGTAGGCACTTGAGGCTGGGATAATGCCCAGACTCAGACATGACCTGCTGAAGCTTCTCCCAGGCAGCCGGTGCATCAACACCTGCTTGGGCAGCCTGGAAAAGCAGTTGGGCATGTTGGCGAAGCTGGGCTATGTCTCGCTCTGTGGCAGCATTTTGCCGTAGCAGATCCTGCGTCCTTAAGGTGATGTCCAGCAGCCCAGACTGGCTCAGAATCTCCACTGTGTTGAGGAAGCGGCGGTGCCGTGCTGTCCCTTTGGAGGTGTGTGACCCTTTGCCAGAGTCACTTTTCTGTCCTGGACAATGCTTATGGGGTTCTTTTCTGGTTTGAATTAGATCAATGGAAGAAGGTGGGGAAGGAATTTGAGTACTTGAAACTGACGGAGAGCTCACACTGAGGGAGGCAGAGGGACTAGATGGGCGGTACGGACTCCGGTTCTTGTGAGTATCAGATGTCTCATGGCCTGCAGAAAGTGACCTTGAGAGGGAATGAGAGTTTAAAAGCAAGTTGTTTACTGGTTGTTTGTGCAGGTGTTGCTTGGATGCTTGCATGGTTGTGGACACCTTCTCTCTTTTCTCCTCTGTGCATACTCGCTTACTCAGGCTGTGCTCCTCTGTGTTACTTCCCCGATTTGTTGTAGGTTTTTCTGTGCCTTTCTTACTAGGGTGAGGCGCAATTCGAGGGTAGGAGTTTAGGATGGGGAGGTAAGTGTTTTTGCTCTTCTTTACATTCTTGCTTTCAGATCTCTGTGGCTGTGGTTTGAGGATGTGCAACGGGGAGCTCTGATTGATGCCAGGCTGTTGCAGCAAAAGGACATGGGTGGGAGCTTGACCGCCTGCAGCACCTCCACCCCACGACAGAGATGAAGGGAGGACGTGGTCCTGACCAGACTGCCCAGGCTTAAGGAAAAAAGGGAGGGAAAGACAAAATACCTTCTTGTACAGAACAGcttttacacaagtaaatgatTCGTTTTTAGAAATGCCATAGTTTTGTCTTACACAACTCACTTCCAAAGGACCATTGTATACCTCTTACCATTAACGTTTCATTTCCATGCATCATTTTGTACTTTAACTCTCCAGCTATCCGATAGCTTATTTTATCTCTGGCTTTCCAAAATACAGTGGGCTGCACTGCTGTTTACTTAACACAAAAGAGTAGGAAATACTTCAATCCACGTTCAATTGGGTTGGACTGTATATTAgagtatattttaaaatttgcATCAGATATGGAGGAACACATCAAATGAAGTATACCTTTGCCTTAACTGCTATAGTTAGAAATCTATAGCAGCCCAAACAACatgcaggagaaaaaaaaataagggcacaatttattaatttgttctcTGCAGTActgttctgcaataacacttccaaaatgctagctggcagtgaggttatgttcctctgtgtcaagtttcttctctggtatttagttttttctaaaCGCTTCTTTACTGtaaaagtagctcaaactcgcggAAACCGGCGGATGTGCAGCaagtttaatcataaggtaaacacaaaacaacagtttccatctgaacctccttcacaggactcaacactcgctccaacgggttcgcGCGGCTCTTGGTCCTGCACACAgtcgtcagtgctaccaagccaaccaatcacagagcttgcgctacgcatcgttgccacgtgtaattacattttttgagaggtgcacatcaaTGTTGGCAACGGTCACAGCGAGGACTACGTGACCACGcgcaggctgcgccggaccatacgcgtgcatttgacgcagaagtataaatcagccttaaccccaatcagacacacctgagccAGGTAAACAAGCTCTTACTGTGCTTGCTAGAAacatcctggcaggtgtgttgaggcaagttggaactaaattctgcaggacactggccctccaggatcgagtttgggcacCTTTGTTCTACGTCAAGAGTAGGCAAGATTGGTCTTGGAGAGGCACAGTTCTGCAGAGTCTTGAAGCAGCCTTAATTAAAAACTCACCTGACTGTAGTTGTCAAggaaagctgtggtcacactgcacttttctccccatagacttccattcttactcacgcgaatgcgtcagaccggaaacacaagctcgtgcgacaGCTTTCGCAGTAGcatcttgtttaattccgcccctttttgcagcgccgcacaacagaattACGCACatacaaactctagtgtgactgcagcatacAACTCAGTccttaattagcttgttcaggtgtgtttgattagggttggtgcaaaattCTGCAGCTTTCAATGGGCAAACTTGTTCtttgtaaagctgcggtcacacttgacttttcctcccatagacttccattcatacgcacgcgaatgcgtcagaacggaattgcagggtcatgcgttaaatttcgcagttcgctgcggtgcaaagttcaagcttggtgaactctgacctgcaaaatcgcatcacttgactgcgtgtgaccaatggaggatcaaaacatgacctctatggacagaaatttaaaacatggagcaatcgctggcttttttaaatgtctaatcatcttgtttaatcccgccccttttcgcagtgccgcacgacagaatttcgcacacacaaagcccaatgtgaccgcagcttaaatcgtgcaagcaaaataatcattaACTCCTAACTTGTCAGCAATGGACAACTTTGGTCCTTGAGAACCGTTGTTCTGCAACATTTatcaaaaacacctgaacatgctaatccgTGTCTTCAAGATCACAAGAAATCTATAG
The window above is part of the Danio aesculapii chromosome 18, fDanAes4.1, whole genome shotgun sequence genome. Proteins encoded here:
- the si:ch211-132b12.7 gene encoding CLOCK-interacting pacemaker, producing MPKEPRGDAQGCVGERERTSRPASKNAKDKSNSAALLASRARAHTGQESNGRGSRCSEKDSGYSDTGSDSLQTDADDRQSSASEPQNHKGSLHGNHILVSGTPELTPIFIIKDVVLKQPGQSGQDHVLPSSLSWGGGAAGGQAPTHVLLLQQPGINQSSPLHILKPQPQRSESKNVKKSKNTYLPILNSYPRIAPHPSKKGTEKPTTNRGSNTEEHSLSKRVCTEEKREKVSTTMQASKQHLHKQPVNNLLLNSHSLSRSLSAGHETSDTHKNRSPYRPSSPSASLSVSSPSVSSTQIPSPPSSIDLIQTRKEPHKHCPGQKSDSGKGSHTSKGTARHRRFLNTVEILSQSGLLDITLRTQDLLRQNAATERDIAQLRQHAQLLFQAAQAGVDAPAAWEKLQQVMSESGHYPSLKCLPTDSSDGGDRSHSKVEVEAATSTKPDSPLVYGYRLNRTEVVAPPSPLLAPMTDAECQSTGQYDRPNDSTNISEQIRAHRGIYSLPDDPLMPPDSSTHGNLL